Part of the Vigna angularis cultivar LongXiaoDou No.4 chromosome 1, ASM1680809v1, whole genome shotgun sequence genome, AGACAGATAGGGTTCTgttctaacttgagcgtcggagtgcctttttcAGGTGCCCAGCCCGCTTTCCTCGGAGGATCAACACCGTCGAAGGCAAGATAACATGGAAATGGTCTGATCAGAAGCAGGAATCCAGAATTGTTAGGTTGGTATTTTGGTCCCCATACCTCTTACCGAAACACTCCCatttttacattatttgtttgatatatttttctttattgttttagaAATATAGATTAAGATCACTTttttcacttgaatggatttggggaaAAGTAATTAaggagatttgagaggatttaaagataaagttttttattgtttatttgagtgaatttggaggtaaatgagagtggatttcgaagtaaatttttttaatctgtcacgtaCTTTCAAATACACTctaatttaccttcaaattcatttaaataaacaacaaaaaaaattatcttcaaatcctctcaaatccttTCAATTACTCTCTCCCAAATTCCTTCAAGTGAACAAGACTTTACTGTTATAAACAAGTTGTGACGACAAAAACGGTgtcagatttttattttttaaatattttaacataaagttttttaacaatattttaggAGAATAtatgtgttattttttattaatttattatttatttgttagtactttaacatattttaaatttaataaaaaatgaaaatattgtaaaagaaaattggacattaatttattattttctttatatataacttttgcGAAAACTTTAATGATGCTTTTGTCGTAGAATTTGGTCGGCTGGTACATATTTCAAAACCAATAATAAAAGAGGATGCTTTTGTACCATcctcttttactttcttttataaagAGACTAGATATAAAGCTGCCCCTCAATTCACAAATATATGTTTCAACTTTTCCATCCTCGTCCATAATAGATaaatctctctttttttttcgcAGTAAAAACATCTTACTGGAATCATATCGGAACAATGAACGTAAATTTGcgataaatttaaaagattatctCACAGTtcaaattaataagaaaatttaaatttttaaaaaaccgaataaatatgaataattataaaataaatactttaaaaatactgattatatttatacaatcaacataaataataaatttatatttatattgaaatgatattttatatatttaataataatataataaaataataataaaactgtgaaaaattaattatgatgtgtgaatattattttaataaacgtGGAAATTATTCCACGATAAAAAAgcttaataaatattattaaatcatGTTATTTAATATCTCTGTAATATTTCTATTACGCTGAATAGCACGAAAATAAAATCCCAAAACTTATTTTCTCGTGTACAAAtacattttcttctttgttatattaaatcaaatcaCTATTTCATTTCCTTTGTCTTTTTCGACTGGAACATGTGTGCTCCGCAACATGCCTTCCTAGGATGGTGGATTTTTGTGCCGTGggattattcttattaattatataatattattattttgactcAAAGAGTACCATTTTACTTTAACTTAAAAATCagtttaattcaattatttgaCAGAAAACGAtaaataaaatggtaaaaaaataaataactgacaaaaagaaataaagtaagCTTAAGCATATTCGCAGAGTTCTACATGGTTTGTAGATACATTCATGAACCTTATGACTTGGTACAGATAACACAgatttttccacaaactttttaccggcaatttttatttagtttcaaTTTCCCAGTGGTCTCTGTGCAGAATCAACCACTCTCATAATACCACCAAATTTCCCTCTAGAGACATGGCCATGGCTTCACCCTCTTCAATCTTCTCTGCTTACGCTTCCATGACAGCTTCCATCATGCTTCTGCGTTCAATAACCAACGACCTCATTCCTCAACCAATTCGTGGATACCTTATCAACACCTTCCGCTACTTCTTCAAGCCTCGCTCCGACAGTCTCACTCTCATTATCCAAGAGTACTCCGGCGGCATAGCGCGCAACCATCTCTACGATGCTGCGGAGGTTTACTTGTCCACAAAAATCACCCCCCAAAACGAGAGACTAAGCGTCAGCAAGACTCCAAAGGAGAAAAAGCTCTCCATAAGACTTGAAAAGGGTGAAGAGCTGGTTGATTTGTTTCATGGGGTTAAACTCAACTGGAATCTAATCTGCTCAGAGTTCGAGACGGGCAATGGTTCCTATGACCACTCCAGAAACAGCTCCACCAGAACAGAAAATAAGTACTTTGAGCTAACCTTTGAGAAGAAGCACAAGGAGATGGTGGTGGAAACTTACTTGCCTTTCGTTCttgagaaagaaaaggagatgaagGACGAGGAGAGGGTGTTGAAGATGCACACTCTCAACACTTTCTATAGTCATGGAGGGTTCATGTGGGATTCCATTAACTTGGACCACCCTTCAACGTTTGAGACCGTGGCTATGGAGGCAGAGATGAAGAACCACATAATGGAGGATTTGAATAGGTTTTTGAGGAGGAGGGAGTTTTATAGGAAGGCTGGGAGGGCGTGGAAACGAGGGTACCTGTTGTATGGCCCCCCGGGAACCGGCAAATCGAGCTTGATCGCAGCCATGGCGAATTACTTGAAGTTCGATATCTATGATCTCCAACTTGACAACTTAGTCACCGATTCTGACCTCAGAAAGTTGTTGCTGGCAACTGCAAATAGGTCTATTCTGGTGATTGAAGACATTGATTGTAGTGTTGATCTGCCGGGTCGAAGACATGGAGAAGGACGCAAGCAACCTAATGTGCAGGTCGGTCATCTTCTCAAgtatttttctcaattatttcACTCAATAACTACATATTGAATGGCTATAATGTCTTGTGCGAATAGTGAAGAGCCTCATTCTTTCACTGTTTATATCCATAATCTTAACACTATTTGGTAGATTTTAATGAATGCAATAATTTCTGAAACGATGTGATGGATGCAGTTGAGTTTGTGCGGATTACTGAACTTCATAGATGGGTTATGGTCGAGTTGTGGAGACGAGAGAATCATCATACTGACCACCAACCACAAGGAGAGGCTTGACCCGGCACTGTTGAGGCCTGGAAGAATGGACATGCACATTCACATGTCTTATTGCTCCTACCACGGCTTCAAGGTTTTGGCCTCAAACTACTTGGACGTTTCTTGGGATCATCACCTGTTTGGGGAGATTGAAGGCCTGATAGAGGGCACGCACATAACCCCAGCACAAGTTGCAGAGGAATTGATGAAGAGCGAAGATGCTGAGGTTGCACTAGAAGGATTCCTGAAGGTGCTTAAGCGAAAGAAGATGGAAGGTGATGTGTCTGAGAATGATGGTTCAGATAAAACAGAACTTAACCAATCTAAAAGGTCCAAAGTTGGTTCCACGCAGAAAAGATCAGTTTGTATCAGCAAGAGAAAAAATAGTACGGGTACTAAGAGAGGGAGAAGAGCACGTACTTTGcaataaacttagaacttttgtttttttgaacGGTCTAATAATGTTGTGTCTACCATA contains:
- the LOC108333949 gene encoding AAA-ATPase At3g50940 → MAMASPSSIFSAYASMTASIMLLRSITNDLIPQPIRGYLINTFRYFFKPRSDSLTLIIQEYSGGIARNHLYDAAEVYLSTKITPQNERLSVSKTPKEKKLSIRLEKGEELVDLFHGVKLNWNLICSEFETGNGSYDHSRNSSTRTENKYFELTFEKKHKEMVVETYLPFVLEKEKEMKDEERVLKMHTLNTFYSHGGFMWDSINLDHPSTFETVAMEAEMKNHIMEDLNRFLRRREFYRKAGRAWKRGYLLYGPPGTGKSSLIAAMANYLKFDIYDLQLDNLVTDSDLRKLLLATANRSILVIEDIDCSVDLPGRRHGEGRKQPNVQLSLCGLLNFIDGLWSSCGDERIIILTTNHKERLDPALLRPGRMDMHIHMSYCSYHGFKVLASNYLDVSWDHHLFGEIEGLIEGTHITPAQVAEELMKSEDAEVALEGFLKVLKRKKMEGDVSENDGSDKTELNQSKRSKVGSTQKRSVCISKRKNSTGTKRGRRARTLQ